CGCTCTACGTCCGGTTCGCCAACCGGGAACTGGATCCGCGCGCGGCGAAGATCCGTGGCTACCTCGAGGGAGAACGCGCGTGAACACCGTGCACACCTACGCCGCCGCCGCGACGGTCGGCAACCCGGTCGCGAATATCGCCATCTTCGGCGTCTTCGTCGTGTTCACCATGATCGTGGTGATCCGGGCCAGCCGGAACAACGCCACCGCCGCCGACTACTTCACCGGCGGGCGCGGCTTCTCCGGCCCGCAGAACGGCGTCGCCATCGCGGGCGACTATCTCTCGGCCGCGAGCTTCCTCGGCATCGCGGGCGCCATCGCGGTCTACGGCTACGACGGATTCCTCTACTCCATCGGATTCCTCGTCGCCTGGCTGGTCGCGCTGTTGCTGGTCGCCGAGATGCTGCGCAACACCGGCAAATTCACCATGGCCGACGTGCTGAGCTTCCGGCTGAAGGAAGGCCCGGTGCGCACCGCCGCCGCGCTGTCCACGCTCACGGTGTCGCTGTTCTACCTGCTCGCTCAGATGGCGGGCGCGGGCGGGCTCGTCGCGTTGCTGCTGGACATCTCCGATAAGACCGGACAGTCCGTCGTGATCGCCGTCGTCGGTGTGTTGATGATCGTGTACGTGCTGGTCGGCGGCATGAAGGGCACCACGTGGGTGCAGATCATCAAGGCCGTGCTGCTGATCGTGGGCGCGGCGCTGATGACCGTCATGGTGTTCGCCAAGTTCGGTTTCAACGTCTCCGACATCCTCGGTTCCGCGCAGGAAGCCGTCTCCGAGTCGTCGAACAAGGCCGTCGCCGCGCGTGACGTCCTCGCCCCCGGCGCGCAGTACGGCGGCAGTGAGACCTCGAAGCTCAACTTCCTGTCCCTCGGTCTGGCGTTGGTGCTCGGCACCGCGGGGCTGCCGCACGTGCTGATGCGCTTCTACACCGTGCCCACCGCCAAAGAGGCGCGGCGCTCGGTGGTCTGGGCGATCGGCCTGATCGGCGCGTTCTACCTGTTCACCCTGGTGCTGGGCTACGGCGCGGCGGCGATCGTCGGGCCGGACCGCATCCTGGCGGCCGCGGGCGGGCAGAATTCGGCGGCGCCGCTGCTGGCCTTCGAGCTGGGCGGCGTGGTGCTGCTCGGCGTGATCTCCGCGGTCGCCTTCGCCACCATTCTCGCGGTGGTCGCGGGCCTGACCATCACCGCGTCGGCGTCGTTCGCCCACGACATCTACGCCAACGTCATCAAGCGCGGCAAAGCCGGTGAGCGCGAACAGGTCCAGGTCTCCCGGATCACCGCGGTGGTGATCGGCGTGCTGGCCATCGCCCTGGGCATCCTGGCGAACGGCCAGAACGTCGCCTTCCTGGTGGCGCTGGCGTTCGCGGTCGCCGCGTCGGCGAACCTGCCGACCATCCTGTACTCGCTGTTCTGGCGGCGGTTCAACACCACCGGTGCGCTGTGGAGCATGTACGGCGGCCTGATCTCGACGATCGTGCTGATCGTGTTCTCCCCCGCGGTCTCCGGTACCAAGACCGCCATGCTGCCCGGCATGGACTTCGACTGGTTCCCGCTGTCCAACCCGGGCATCGTGTCCATC
Above is a genomic segment from Nocardia sputorum containing:
- a CDS encoding solute symporter family protein; the protein is MNTVHTYAAAATVGNPVANIAIFGVFVVFTMIVVIRASRNNATAADYFTGGRGFSGPQNGVAIAGDYLSAASFLGIAGAIAVYGYDGFLYSIGFLVAWLVALLLVAEMLRNTGKFTMADVLSFRLKEGPVRTAAALSTLTVSLFYLLAQMAGAGGLVALLLDISDKTGQSVVIAVVGVLMIVYVLVGGMKGTTWVQIIKAVLLIVGAALMTVMVFAKFGFNVSDILGSAQEAVSESSNKAVAARDVLAPGAQYGGSETSKLNFLSLGLALVLGTAGLPHVLMRFYTVPTAKEARRSVVWAIGLIGAFYLFTLVLGYGAAAIVGPDRILAAAGGQNSAAPLLAFELGGVVLLGVISAVAFATILAVVAGLTITASASFAHDIYANVIKRGKAGEREQVQVSRITAVVIGVLAIALGILANGQNVAFLVALAFAVAASANLPTILYSLFWRRFNTTGALWSMYGGLISTIVLIVFSPAVSGTKTAMLPGMDFDWFPLSNPGIVSIPLAFLLGVLGTFVGGRSEDPAKAAEMEVRSLTGVGAEKAVVH